In the Primulina eburnea isolate SZY01 chromosome 15, ASM2296580v1, whole genome shotgun sequence genome, CAGCACTCCACTTAAAACCAATTCCGTAGAATTGTAATCCCACGAACTGGTTTCCTTCAAGTGCACAAACAGCCAATTGGCCGTTTTCGGATTCAACCAGCAACCACTCATCATTCAAAAACAATAAAGGGCAAACAACCATGTAAGGGCCGATCACAAACTGCTTCGTCCATGAATCTTTCTCCCCGTATTGCTTCATCACCCAAATCTCTATCTCTGTCGGTCCGGATTCTTCGCTCCACTGTGGATATCGAACCATTGCCAAACTCTCATTTAACACCATCAGGCTGGAGATGTCGTCTTCTGATTTGGGGAAATCTGCAGGAAACGCTAACAGCAGAAAAGCCTCCGTTCTTATGTCAAAGCAAAGAATGCATGGATGGTTTTCTGAACTATCTATCCACGCAAACCAGTGAAGAACCCCActaaagaaaatttgaaaagaaCGCGCATAAACCATCTCAGGCAGTTTTGCATCAATACGCTTCCATGAATTGGAGGCTGAATTGTATAAATCAATCCTGCTGTAATGATCTTGTTTGCGTACAAAATCGTCCCAGTTATCTGAAGCGATTTGAGAAATCTGGATTACCTTGTAAGCGCCAGTGTTTGGGTCAAACCCAAATCCAAATTCATAAGGAAAGACACCATAACCCTTTGGACAGGGAATGTTTAGAGGGGGAAGCGGCTTGAATTCTCGCAATGCCGGATTGCATAAGAAAATGATATCAACGAATGGGATGCAAACAAGCCCATTGCAAGGACCATACATTTGGACATCTGAAT is a window encoding:
- the LOC140814793 gene encoding F-box/kelch-repeat protein At3g06240-like encodes the protein MADPQLPEDVLIEILIRLPVKFIVKLRCVSRTWRDLIGSPIFIHRYQNRERKQSVLLVKRYLMQNNGLEPMISFHHPDFPELLVSPNLSLPVLPDLDFRFPPRIYSDVQMYGPCNGLVCIPFVDIIFLCNPALREFKPLPPLNIPCPKGYGVFPYEFGFGFDPNTGAYKVIQISQIASDNWDDFVRKQDHYSRIDLYNSASNSWKRIDAKLPEMVYARSFQIFFSGVLHWFAWIDSSENHPCILCFDIRTEAFLLLAFPADFPKSEDDISSLMVLNESLAMVRYPQWSEESGPTEIEIWVMKQYGEKDSWTKQFVIGPYMVVCPLLFLNDEWLLVESENGQLAVCALEGNQFVGLQFYGIGFKWSAVVYEESLISLNHIISGDPEKE